A section of the Microbulbifer pacificus genome encodes:
- a CDS encoding GNAT family N-acetyltransferase, translating into MEPDFSTDTLTAQWLSDAEMPLANKFYRTHNFRGKARRHDPCMVIRDGKNQIIACGSLRKLTDSQLLAGVGVAEAYRGRGVARFLLARMAEAYDDSTFTFPYRHLVPFYESLGYEEVGEAGLPSAIIDRFHTYQKQGRDIVLMHFQVLP; encoded by the coding sequence ATGGAACCGGATTTTTCTACTGATACGTTGACTGCCCAGTGGCTCTCCGATGCGGAAATGCCGTTAGCCAACAAATTCTACCGCACCCATAATTTTCGCGGCAAAGCGCGGCGGCACGATCCCTGTATGGTGATCCGTGACGGTAAGAACCAGATTATTGCCTGTGGCTCGCTGCGCAAACTGACGGACAGCCAGTTGCTGGCTGGTGTCGGGGTGGCGGAAGCTTATCGCGGCCGCGGCGTGGCGCGGTTTCTTCTGGCTCGTATGGCGGAAGCCTATGACGACAGCACCTTCACCTTCCCCTACCGGCATCTGGTGCCGTTTTACGAATCCCTGGGCTATGAGGAGGTGGGAGAGGCCGGATTGCCCTCGGCGATTATCGATCGCTTTCACACCTACCAAAAACAGGGGCGCGATATTGTGCTGATGCACTTTCAGGTGCTGCCCTAG
- a CDS encoding tRNA-uridine aminocarboxypropyltransferase, with product MPREICPTCQRPLKVCYCSALVHIPNRIKVLIIQHPLEQKHPFNTGRMAHLCLDNSELIVAEALSDEELAQLLKSRSALLYPSLSWLPEVEQLKPGTPQAESLEQLVVIDATWRKSKKMLHLHPVLQRLPRVSFEGQLHSNYQIRHSSLENSLSTLESIVVAMQELEPEHDFARILEPFQKMISLQTNLTGTEKPEMENRSEPFAK from the coding sequence ATGCCACGCGAAATCTGCCCAACTTGCCAACGCCCCCTCAAGGTCTGCTACTGCAGCGCGCTGGTGCATATCCCCAATCGGATAAAGGTGCTCATCATACAGCACCCCCTGGAACAGAAGCACCCGTTCAACACCGGGCGCATGGCGCACCTGTGCCTGGATAACAGCGAATTGATTGTGGCGGAGGCGCTGTCGGACGAAGAGCTGGCACAGCTGCTGAAGTCCAGATCTGCACTGCTGTATCCCTCACTGAGCTGGTTGCCGGAAGTGGAACAGCTGAAGCCCGGAACGCCGCAGGCCGAGTCGCTGGAGCAGCTGGTGGTGATTGATGCGACCTGGCGGAAGTCCAAGAAAATGCTGCATTTGCATCCGGTATTGCAGCGATTGCCGCGTGTGAGCTTTGAGGGGCAGCTGCATTCCAATTACCAGATTCGCCACTCCTCGCTGGAGAACAGCCTGTCCACGCTGGAAAGTATTGTGGTGGCGATGCAGGAACTGGAGCCTGAGCATGATTTTGCGCGGATACTGGAACCATTCCAGAAAATGATTTCACTGCAGACCAATCTCACGGGAACCGAAAAACCAGAAATGGAAAATCGTTCCGAGCCGTTCGCAAAATAG
- a CDS encoding ABC transporter permease, with the protein MGLGSVFLSHYRRHPGQLLGLLLILVCAAMLWSGVRSLTGSAESAVARSRAALEPLLSVAREDGRPLQVEDFARLRRAGLCASPRLDVRFAGSEAPDVIGLDPFTSACLRQYRAPEESTQAQGEDSYATVVARLISTLDRPLLLGSAADYARWQQLALAGTGDFQFEQLEGLPRGQLFTDISVAADLASSGRATLAILLPAAELEKLLLPEGYRTEVEDYGVEPDPLVDAFLLSLNALGALTLLVAALLVRSVYRFALEQRRRSLEILVRFGVPPGKLRIALLAEVLLVALVGGSLGLWLGGRLASAMAAGFQGTLNGLFNVDTLIQGAPTAEAWLGMVLILVLLVGWAGMDLLILRRVQWGAAAAFGQSAGRGGARNWRIVVALLLVVASLLALLATDALWLIFTATMGCLIGVGMLLPELLNSLLARAERHAHRPLLEWSCSEMRTLCRLLDLPLTALAFAIATAIGVQAMVTGFESTFARWLDQRLQGDLYIDPGQRVATSEWREQLQQLSGVNAVLPMVRGRALLEVSDVDAAWGELPVDVFAVDPASPLLQEWPFLSAIKDPWPQLQTRGVLINEQLARRQSLALGDRIRFRLGAESVSREVIGIYADYGRPEGELMLPLALVPDSLPNRYSTFVLGVSDAQKIHWQDWPQQYAWMAESRLRDQTGLKSAARAAFARTFQMTRMLNGLTLALAGTALALMGLVIFRLRQGSYTLLHVYGVPRTSLRRRLIAHSMLVTGLLALLATPLGIFLGWVLVARVNPAAFGWALPLHLYPGFWFQVWLVCLLIGALVGVFVGNPVWPETLKNE; encoded by the coding sequence ATGGGACTCGGCAGTGTCTTCCTGAGCCATTACCGCCGCCATCCGGGCCAACTGCTCGGACTTCTGCTGATCCTGGTATGCGCCGCGATGCTCTGGAGCGGGGTGCGTTCGCTGACCGGCTCGGCGGAAAGTGCGGTGGCCCGATCCCGCGCGGCGCTCGAGCCATTGCTGAGTGTCGCCCGTGAGGATGGGCGCCCACTACAAGTAGAAGATTTTGCGCGGCTGCGGCGGGCGGGGCTCTGTGCATCGCCACGGCTGGACGTGCGTTTTGCGGGCAGCGAGGCTCCCGATGTTATCGGGCTCGACCCATTTACCAGTGCCTGCCTGCGCCAGTACCGGGCACCGGAAGAGTCCACGCAGGCGCAGGGCGAGGATTCCTATGCGACGGTGGTGGCGAGACTGATCTCGACGCTCGATCGGCCACTGCTGCTGGGGAGTGCCGCGGATTACGCCCGCTGGCAACAGCTGGCGCTGGCGGGTACCGGGGATTTCCAGTTCGAGCAGCTCGAAGGCCTGCCGCGCGGGCAGCTGTTCACCGATATCTCGGTCGCGGCAGATCTCGCCTCCAGCGGGCGCGCAACTCTCGCCATTCTGCTGCCGGCGGCGGAGCTGGAGAAATTGCTGCTCCCCGAGGGCTACCGCACCGAGGTGGAAGACTATGGGGTGGAGCCGGACCCGCTGGTGGATGCGTTTCTTCTCAGCCTCAATGCCCTCGGCGCACTGACATTGCTGGTGGCGGCGCTGCTGGTGCGCAGCGTATATCGCTTTGCCCTCGAACAGCGGCGTCGCAGCCTGGAAATACTGGTGCGTTTTGGCGTGCCCCCCGGCAAGTTGCGCATCGCACTGCTGGCGGAGGTGCTGCTGGTCGCACTGGTCGGCGGCAGCCTTGGGCTTTGGCTGGGCGGGCGCTTGGCATCGGCGATGGCGGCGGGTTTCCAGGGAACCCTCAATGGCCTGTTCAATGTCGATACCCTAATCCAGGGCGCACCTACGGCGGAAGCCTGGCTCGGTATGGTGCTGATTCTTGTGCTGCTGGTGGGGTGGGCCGGTATGGACCTGCTGATTCTGCGGCGGGTGCAGTGGGGCGCAGCGGCGGCTTTCGGGCAAAGCGCGGGCAGGGGCGGCGCCCGCAACTGGCGTATTGTGGTGGCGTTGCTGCTGGTAGTGGCGTCACTGCTCGCGCTGTTGGCGACCGATGCGTTGTGGCTGATTTTCACCGCCACCATGGGCTGCCTGATTGGCGTCGGCATGCTGTTACCGGAGTTGTTGAACAGCCTGCTGGCGCGCGCCGAGCGCCACGCCCACCGGCCGCTGCTGGAGTGGTCCTGTTCCGAAATGCGTACGTTGTGCCGGCTGCTGGACCTGCCGCTCACGGCACTGGCGTTTGCCATTGCCACCGCCATTGGTGTGCAGGCCATGGTCACCGGTTTCGAATCCACCTTTGCCCGCTGGCTCGACCAGCGCCTGCAGGGCGATCTGTATATCGACCCCGGCCAGCGAGTCGCGACCAGTGAGTGGCGGGAGCAACTGCAGCAGCTGTCCGGCGTAAACGCGGTGTTGCCGATGGTGCGCGGGCGGGCCTTGTTGGAAGTATCCGACGTGGATGCGGCGTGGGGCGAATTGCCGGTGGATGTGTTCGCGGTCGATCCAGCCTCGCCGTTGCTGCAGGAGTGGCCCTTCCTGTCTGCGATCAAAGACCCTTGGCCGCAACTACAGACGCGCGGTGTGCTGATCAACGAGCAGCTGGCACGCCGCCAGTCCCTGGCGCTAGGTGATCGCATCCGGTTTCGCCTCGGTGCCGAATCCGTGTCGCGGGAGGTGATCGGCATCTATGCCGATTACGGTCGCCCCGAGGGCGAGCTGATGTTGCCGCTCGCACTGGTGCCGGATTCACTGCCCAATCGCTATTCCACCTTTGTGCTCGGCGTGAGCGATGCGCAAAAAATCCACTGGCAGGACTGGCCACAGCAATATGCGTGGATGGCCGAAAGCCGCCTGCGGGATCAGACGGGCCTGAAGAGTGCCGCCCGCGCGGCCTTTGCGCGAACTTTCCAGATGACGCGGATGCTGAACGGCCTGACGCTCGCACTGGCGGGCACCGCGCTGGCATTGATGGGGCTGGTGATATTCCGTCTGCGGCAGGGGAGTTACACCTTGCTGCATGTGTACGGGGTGCCGCGCACAAGCCTGCGCCGTCGACTGATTGCCCACAGTATGCTGGTGACCGGTTTGCTTGCACTGCTGGCGACGCCGCTGGGGATTTTCCTCGGCTGGGTACTGGTGGCGCGGGTTAATCCCGCCGCGTTTGGCTGGGCGCTGCCGCTGCATCTATATCCTGGGTTCTGGTTTCAGGTGTGGCTGGTGTGCCTGCTGATCGGCGCGCTGGTGGGTGTGTTCGTGGGCAACCCGGTGTGGCCGGAGACACTAAAGAATGAATAG
- a CDS encoding SDR family oxidoreductase encodes MTRQKVAVVTGGAQGIGKAICDAFAEQGVAVCSIDLQGGVYYVGDIADETVLRSFAAKVISQYGAIDYLINNACLSRGGLNSCSYEDFNYVLRVGVAAPFLLSQLFMEHFNSGASIVNISSTREHMSQADTESYTAAKGGIGSLTHAMAMTLRGKVRVNAVSPGWIDTSNTHFTGADASQHPAGRVGNPADIVNAVMFLCDPKNSFITGQDITVDGGMTKQMIYHDDQGWAYNP; translated from the coding sequence GTGACCAGACAGAAAGTCGCCGTGGTAACCGGTGGTGCACAGGGTATCGGTAAGGCAATTTGTGATGCGTTTGCGGAGCAGGGTGTTGCCGTGTGTTCGATCGACCTGCAGGGCGGTGTCTACTATGTGGGAGATATTGCCGATGAAACGGTGCTCAGATCTTTTGCGGCTAAAGTCATCTCGCAATACGGGGCAATCGATTATCTGATCAATAACGCCTGCCTGTCGCGGGGCGGATTGAACAGCTGTTCCTATGAAGATTTCAATTACGTACTGCGGGTTGGAGTGGCGGCGCCGTTTCTGCTGAGCCAGTTGTTTATGGAGCACTTCAATAGCGGGGCGTCCATTGTGAATATCTCGTCGACCCGCGAGCACATGAGTCAGGCGGATACCGAAAGCTATACCGCCGCCAAGGGCGGTATTGGCAGCCTGACCCATGCCATGGCGATGACCCTGCGCGGAAAGGTCCGGGTGAATGCGGTTTCCCCGGGCTGGATTGATACCTCAAATACGCACTTCACCGGCGCCGATGCCAGCCAGCACCCCGCTGGCCGTGTGGGTAATCCGGCGGATATCGTCAATGCGGTGATGTTCCTGTGCGATCCGAAAAACAGTTTCATTACTGGCCAGGACATCACAGTGGATGGCGGTATGACAAAGCAGATGATCTACCACGACGATCAAGGCTGGGCGTATAACCCGTAA
- a CDS encoding TetR/AcrR family transcriptional regulator, whose product MRYSKEHKAETRQRIVEEASRRFRRDGIGATGLQALMKALGLTHGGFYAHFKSKDDLVETALQHAVEERDEAVDEFLSADEPLLTLIEQYLSVAHCKHPEQGCPLPTMAAELGQRGEPSATTDQLVKKRLEQIAAGLGGDENADERSVLVLSAMVGALQLSRSVKNKRLADRILKTTGQLLQEMAEP is encoded by the coding sequence ATGCGCTATTCCAAAGAACACAAGGCCGAAACCCGTCAACGTATCGTCGAAGAGGCCTCGCGGCGTTTTCGCCGCGACGGCATCGGCGCCACCGGTTTGCAGGCGCTGATGAAAGCGCTGGGGCTGACCCACGGCGGATTCTACGCGCACTTCAAATCCAAGGACGACCTGGTGGAAACCGCACTGCAGCACGCGGTGGAAGAGCGCGACGAGGCGGTGGATGAGTTTTTGAGCGCGGACGAGCCGCTGCTGACGCTGATCGAGCAGTATCTGTCGGTAGCACACTGCAAGCACCCCGAGCAGGGCTGCCCGCTGCCGACCATGGCCGCAGAACTGGGCCAGCGCGGCGAACCCAGTGCCACCACGGATCAGCTGGTAAAGAAACGCCTGGAACAGATCGCGGCAGGGCTCGGCGGCGATGAAAACGCGGATGAGCGCAGCGTGCTGGTGTTGTCCGCCATGGTCGGCGCCCTGCAGCTGTCGCGCAGTGTGAAGAACAAGCGACTTGCCGACCGCATTCTGAAAACCACCGGCCAGCTTCTGCAGGAAATGGCCGAGCCGTAA
- a CDS encoding ABC transporter ATP-binding protein, with protein MSLPRRPMNDALIQARKLSKSYHNGREQICVLRGVSFALRRGEAVAVIGPSGSGKSTLLNLLNGLLAPDSGELRVFGNPHTALTEGDWAEFRRTRIATLFQDGNLIPTLTVARNIAFRAGLAGLQQHAGEALLQQLGIADTAQRYPDQLSGGQQQRAALACAFAMQPQLILADEPTGSLDYATAQRVAPLFFDAIRERAVGALIVTHNPELAERCDRILELREGDLRPWDSAVSS; from the coding sequence ATGAGTCTGCCACGGCGCCCTATGAACGATGCCCTGATACAAGCCCGGAAACTCAGCAAGTCGTACCACAATGGCCGCGAGCAGATCTGCGTGCTGCGGGGCGTATCCTTTGCGCTGCGTCGCGGCGAGGCGGTGGCGGTGATCGGGCCTTCGGGCTCAGGCAAGAGTACGCTGCTGAACCTGCTCAACGGCCTGTTGGCACCGGACAGCGGCGAGTTACGGGTGTTTGGTAACCCGCATACCGCGCTGACCGAGGGCGACTGGGCCGAGTTCCGCCGCACCCGCATTGCCACGCTGTTCCAGGATGGCAACCTGATCCCCACGCTCACCGTTGCCCGCAATATCGCGTTTCGCGCCGGGCTGGCTGGCCTGCAACAGCACGCTGGCGAGGCGCTGTTGCAGCAGCTGGGTATTGCCGACACCGCGCAGCGTTATCCCGATCAACTCTCTGGCGGCCAGCAGCAGCGGGCGGCGCTGGCCTGTGCCTTTGCCATGCAGCCGCAGCTGATTCTCGCCGATGAACCCACCGGCAGCCTCGACTACGCCACCGCCCAGCGGGTGGCGCCACTGTTTTTCGATGCCATCCGCGAGCGCGCGGTGGGCGCGTTGATCGTCACCCATAACCCGGAACTGGCCGAGCGCTGCGACCGGATTCTTGAACTGCGGGAAGGAGACCTGCGTCCATGGGACTCGGCAGTGTCTTCCTGA
- a CDS encoding M14 family metallopeptidase — MARRLSLLLGVFLSVSSPSLLAADESDSYLNYKIPGLDKPAIRQGDILPLLQGLQKSPLLRVEEIARSYEGRPISSVSIGRGDTRVMMWSQMHGDEPTATTALFDLLAFITAPEQAQWREGWMDDLTLVMVPMLNPDGAERVTRHNAQSFDVNRDAKALQSPEGRALMSLAKSFKPEFGFNLHDQNRHYGVGQTDKMATISVLAPAYNEAREVNASRARAMKLIGLLTQRIGPVIGDHIAKYDDTYAWRAFGDTFAEMGISTILIESGAHPNDPNRQVARRMNFEMLVAAIDSIASGSYQPVSVGVYDAIPFNRDEAFVDVKIDNVRAGDGDKAYRTDIAINHRYGSVSVVDVGDLSNKHGALSVDAGGAHYQAAKAFQLEKTLELTDRRYLELLRSGYGYFVGDSELLVKETQWPVVVNPANLEGERPARRQTATFLLKDEAGVRLAVLNGGVVDVRNGTLLALDLEP; from the coding sequence ATGGCCAGACGACTTTCCCTGCTGCTGGGTGTATTCCTTTCCGTATCCAGCCCCTCGCTGTTGGCGGCGGACGAAAGTGATTCTTACCTGAATTACAAGATTCCCGGCCTCGATAAGCCAGCCATCCGGCAGGGCGACATACTGCCGCTGCTGCAGGGATTGCAAAAATCCCCACTGCTGCGCGTCGAGGAAATTGCGCGCTCCTATGAAGGTCGGCCGATTTCCAGCGTGAGTATCGGCAGGGGCGATACCCGGGTGATGATGTGGTCGCAGATGCATGGCGACGAGCCTACCGCAACGACCGCGCTATTCGATCTGCTCGCCTTTATCACAGCACCTGAGCAGGCACAGTGGCGCGAAGGATGGATGGACGACCTCACCCTGGTGATGGTTCCGATGCTCAATCCGGACGGCGCCGAGCGCGTTACTCGCCACAATGCACAGAGCTTTGACGTGAATCGCGATGCGAAGGCGCTGCAGTCGCCGGAAGGGCGCGCATTGATGAGCCTGGCCAAGTCCTTCAAGCCTGAATTCGGATTTAACCTGCACGACCAGAATCGTCACTATGGGGTCGGGCAGACGGACAAGATGGCCACCATTTCGGTATTGGCTCCCGCCTATAACGAGGCGCGCGAGGTCAATGCCAGTCGCGCCCGTGCCATGAAGCTGATTGGCCTGCTTACTCAGCGCATTGGCCCAGTTATTGGCGATCATATCGCCAAGTACGATGACACCTATGCGTGGCGTGCCTTTGGCGACACCTTCGCGGAAATGGGCATCAGCACCATCCTGATCGAATCCGGCGCTCACCCCAATGATCCCAACCGCCAGGTTGCGCGCCGCATGAATTTCGAGATGTTGGTGGCGGCCATCGACAGTATTGCCAGCGGCAGTTACCAGCCGGTGTCGGTGGGGGTTTACGATGCGATTCCGTTTAACCGCGATGAGGCTTTTGTCGATGTAAAGATCGACAATGTACGCGCGGGGGATGGCGATAAAGCCTATCGGACTGATATCGCGATCAATCATCGCTATGGGTCTGTCAGCGTGGTTGATGTGGGCGATCTATCCAATAAACATGGAGCGTTGAGTGTCGATGCTGGCGGTGCTCACTATCAGGCAGCCAAAGCCTTTCAACTCGAGAAGACCCTGGAGTTGACGGACCGTCGCTATCTGGAGCTTCTGCGCAGTGGCTACGGGTATTTCGTCGGCGACAGTGAATTGCTGGTGAAGGAAACCCAGTGGCCGGTGGTGGTGAATCCGGCAAACCTTGAGGGTGAACGTCCCGCACGCCGTCAAACCGCAACCTTCCTGCTTAAGGATGAGGCGGGTGTGCGTCTTGCCGTGCTCAATGGGGGGGTGGTGGATGTGCGCAATGGCACTCTTTTGGCGCTGGATCTAGAGCCGTAA
- a CDS encoding bifunctional 2-methylcitrate dehydratase/aconitate hydratase — protein MNESYTVARNIRPDYDQVIQDIADYVLDYRITSDEALDTARHCLMDSLGCALLALQFPECTKLLGPVVEGTVVPNGARVPGTDLCVDPIKAAWNIGCCVRWLDFNDTWLAAEWGHPSDNLGAILAVTDYLSQKQLAQGRPPFKMRQVLDAMIRAHEIQGVLALQNSFNRVGLDHVLLVRVASAAVATMLKGGNREQVMAAVSQAWVDGGALRTYRHAPNTGSRKSWAAGDATSRGVQLAEITMRGEMGIPGALSAKQWGFYDVLFSRTVANQQLKPEAERQFTFPQGYGSYVMENILFKLSFPAEFHAQTACEAAVILHSQVKERLEDIERIVITTHESAIRIISKSGPLANPADRDHCLQYMTAVPLIFGDLQAEHYADSFHRAHPEIDQLREKTDVVEEARYSADYLDPAKRSIANALQVFFADGTATENVVVEYPVGHRRRRAEGIPLLEQKFRANLATRFPAERCEAIYARCKDQTALENTPVNAFMDLFVTEGAG, from the coding sequence GTGAACGAGAGCTATACCGTCGCCCGCAATATCCGCCCGGATTACGACCAGGTGATCCAGGATATTGCCGACTATGTGCTGGATTACCGCATCACTTCCGATGAGGCGCTGGATACGGCGCGCCACTGCCTGATGGACAGCCTCGGCTGCGCGCTGCTGGCACTGCAATTTCCCGAATGCACCAAACTTCTGGGGCCGGTGGTTGAGGGCACGGTGGTGCCGAACGGTGCCCGTGTGCCCGGCACCGATCTCTGCGTGGATCCCATTAAGGCTGCGTGGAATATCGGTTGCTGTGTGCGCTGGCTGGATTTCAACGACACCTGGCTGGCGGCGGAGTGGGGCCATCCGTCAGACAACCTCGGCGCAATCCTCGCGGTCACCGATTACCTGTCGCAGAAACAACTCGCTCAGGGCCGGCCGCCATTCAAAATGCGTCAGGTGCTGGACGCGATGATCCGCGCCCATGAAATCCAGGGTGTGCTGGCACTGCAAAACAGCTTCAACCGGGTAGGGCTGGACCATGTACTGCTGGTGCGGGTGGCCTCCGCCGCCGTGGCCACCATGTTGAAGGGCGGTAACCGCGAGCAGGTGATGGCGGCCGTGTCCCAGGCCTGGGTGGATGGCGGGGCGCTGCGCACCTATCGCCACGCGCCCAACACCGGTTCGCGCAAATCCTGGGCGGCCGGTGATGCCACCAGCCGCGGTGTACAGCTGGCAGAAATCACCATGCGCGGAGAAATGGGTATTCCCGGTGCGCTCAGCGCCAAGCAGTGGGGCTTTTACGATGTGCTGTTCAGCAGGACCGTCGCCAACCAGCAGCTGAAGCCTGAAGCCGAGCGGCAATTCACCTTCCCTCAGGGCTACGGCAGCTACGTGATGGAAAACATCCTGTTCAAGCTCTCGTTCCCAGCGGAATTCCACGCGCAGACCGCGTGTGAGGCCGCCGTGATCCTGCATTCACAGGTCAAGGAACGGCTCGAGGACATCGAGCGCATCGTAATCACCACCCACGAATCCGCCATTCGCATCATTTCCAAATCCGGCCCACTGGCGAATCCCGCCGACCGCGATCACTGCCTGCAATACATGACGGCGGTGCCTCTGATTTTCGGAGACCTGCAGGCCGAGCATTACGCAGACAGCTTCCATCGCGCCCATCCAGAAATCGACCAATTGCGGGAAAAGACGGATGTAGTAGAAGAAGCTCGCTACTCGGCCGACTACCTGGACCCGGCCAAGCGCTCCATCGCCAATGCGTTACAGGTATTTTTTGCCGATGGCACCGCCACAGAGAATGTGGTTGTGGAATACCCGGTAGGGCATCGGCGACGCCGCGCGGAGGGGATTCCGCTGCTGGAGCAGAAATTCAGGGCCAACCTCGCCACGCGCTTTCCGGCGGAACGCTGTGAAGCCATCTATGCGCGGTGCAAAGACCAGACGGCCCTGGAAAACACTCCAGTGAATGCGTTTATGGATCTGTTTGTAACGGAGGGTGCGGGTTAA
- a CDS encoding lipocalin-like domain-containing protein, with protein MNRKNTALRRVCFVLFLLAGCAKETSPENSLGALSDPPEGFRQAQAGMTISLPRDLGAHPEYRLEWWYLTANLHSADGEQFGVQWTLFRNGVKPGPYAETEPGWQRNELWLAHAALSRPIDHHFADRAARGGTGQAGVTAQPFKAWIDHWQLEAIDADNWTLAVDGEDFRYHLKLQPRLPVILNGEQGFSAKSAAGGGSMYFSYPSLSIKGEVEVGGKTFQVSGQGWFDREWSSQYLKPDQQGWDWLALHLQDGRHLMAFRVRGADDFYSATLVAADGSAQTLDAREFTLSPIQYRDSRYGEVPVVWQLKAPAAAIDLQIQSWPGDYWNSGVMRYWEGPVTVGGSHVGEGYLEMTGYGD; from the coding sequence ATGAATAGAAAAAACACCGCACTGCGGCGGGTATGTTTCGTTCTTTTTCTCCTCGCCGGTTGTGCAAAAGAAACTTCGCCGGAGAACTCACTCGGGGCGCTCAGTGATCCTCCGGAGGGTTTCCGCCAGGCGCAAGCGGGGATGACCATCAGCCTGCCGCGGGATCTCGGCGCTCACCCCGAATACCGCCTGGAGTGGTGGTACCTCACCGCCAATCTGCACAGTGCGGATGGCGAGCAATTCGGCGTGCAATGGACGCTGTTCCGCAATGGCGTGAAACCCGGTCCCTACGCGGAGACCGAACCGGGCTGGCAGCGCAACGAACTCTGGCTAGCCCACGCGGCACTCAGCCGCCCAATTGATCACCATTTTGCCGATCGTGCCGCCCGCGGCGGTACCGGGCAGGCCGGGGTAACCGCACAACCGTTCAAGGCATGGATCGATCACTGGCAGCTTGAAGCCATCGATGCCGATAACTGGACTCTGGCGGTGGACGGTGAGGACTTCCGCTACCACCTGAAACTGCAGCCGCGCCTGCCGGTGATCCTGAATGGCGAACAGGGCTTCAGTGCCAAATCCGCCGCTGGCGGTGGCTCCATGTATTTCAGCTATCCGTCACTGTCGATTAAAGGCGAGGTGGAAGTCGGCGGTAAAACATTTCAGGTAAGCGGGCAGGGCTGGTTCGACCGCGAATGGAGCAGCCAGTACCTGAAGCCGGACCAGCAGGGCTGGGACTGGCTGGCCCTGCACCTGCAGGATGGTCGTCATCTGATGGCATTCCGGGTGCGCGGCGCCGATGATTTCTACTCCGCCACCCTGGTCGCCGCAGATGGCAGCGCGCAAACCCTGGACGCCCGCGAATTCACTCTCAGCCCCATCCAATACCGCGACAGCCGCTACGGCGAGGTACCCGTGGTCTGGCAGTTGAAAGCGCCCGCGGCGGCAATCGACCTCCAGATCCAGTCCTGGCCTGGTGATTACTGGAACAGCGGTGTCATGCGTTACTGGGAAGGGCCGGTCACGGTTGGCGGAAGCCATGTGGGGGAGGGCTATCTGGAGATGACTGGTTACGGCGATTAA
- a CDS encoding thiolase family protein, translating into MPSIVIAGYKRSPFHFARKGGLVDVRPDDLAAQVLRGLLDSLDVNPAEIEDVIMGCAYPEAEQGMNIARIASFRAGFPQHLGGMTINRFCGSSMSAVHYAYGQIGAGAGEAFIAAGVESMTRVPMGGFNISPNPTLLENFPQVYMSMGHTAEEVAKRYGVSRVEQESFAVESHGKAAAAQQHGLLAPEIIAVETPNGPVFEDGCIRPGTNAEALAQLKPAFDGTVTAGTASPLTDGAAALLVCTESFARSRGLDILARIKAVAVAGCAPEIMGMGPVHATRKVLDRAGLSIADIGLVEINEAFASQSIACVRELGLDMARVNLHGGATALGHPLGATGARITGKAAALLRDSDERYAVATQCIAGGQGVATLLERVDS; encoded by the coding sequence ATGCCGTCTATCGTTATCGCAGGTTACAAGCGCTCGCCGTTTCACTTTGCCCGCAAGGGCGGGCTGGTGGATGTGCGACCGGATGATCTCGCCGCCCAAGTACTGCGCGGTCTGCTGGATTCCCTGGATGTGAACCCGGCGGAAATTGAGGATGTGATCATGGGCTGTGCCTATCCCGAGGCGGAGCAGGGCATGAACATCGCGCGCATCGCCAGCTTCCGTGCGGGCTTCCCACAGCATCTGGGGGGCATGACCATCAACCGTTTCTGTGGCTCGTCCATGAGCGCGGTGCATTATGCCTACGGGCAGATCGGGGCGGGTGCCGGCGAGGCGTTTATCGCTGCCGGTGTGGAGTCCATGACGCGGGTACCCATGGGCGGCTTCAACATATCGCCGAACCCGACACTGCTGGAGAATTTCCCGCAGGTGTACATGTCCATGGGCCACACCGCCGAAGAGGTAGCCAAACGCTACGGCGTCAGCCGGGTGGAGCAGGAGTCCTTTGCGGTGGAATCCCATGGCAAGGCGGCGGCTGCGCAGCAGCACGGTTTGCTGGCGCCGGAAATTATCGCAGTGGAAACGCCGAATGGGCCTGTGTTCGAGGACGGCTGTATTCGTCCCGGTACCAATGCGGAAGCGCTGGCGCAGCTGAAGCCTGCGTTTGATGGCACCGTGACCGCGGGCACTGCCTCGCCCTTGACCGATGGCGCCGCCGCGCTGCTGGTGTGTACCGAATCCTTCGCGCGCAGTCGCGGCCTGGACATCCTCGCGCGGATCAAGGCGGTGGCGGTGGCTGGCTGTGCACCGGAAATCATGGGCATGGGGCCTGTGCATGCCACCCGCAAGGTGCTGGACCGCGCCGGTCTCAGCATTGCGGATATTGGCCTGGTGGAAATTAATGAAGCCTTCGCCAGCCAGTCCATTGCCTGTGTGCGCGAACTGGGGCTGGATATGGCGCGGGTCAACCTGCATGGCGGCGCCACCGCGCTTGGGCACCCGCTGGGCGCGACCGGTGCGCGTATTACCGGCAAGGCAGCGGCACTGTTGCGCGATAGCGATGAGCGCTATGCGGTGGCCACCCAGTGCATCGCCGGTGGCCAGGGCGTCGCGACCCTGCTGGAGCGCGTTGATTCCTGA